ATCAACGTCATTTACGTGCGATTAGAGATGGGATTATTGCAACATTACCATTGATTATTATTGGTTCGTTTTTCTTGATCATTGCTTTTCCGCCACTTCCGGCTGATTGGGGGATCACCCAGTTTTTAACATCAAACGCAGCGACGATTTTATTACCGTATCGCATGACGATGTATATCATGACCCTATACGCAACGTTTGGTATCGGTGCAAGTTTGTCAAAAACATATAATTTGGACGTTATCTCTGGTGGGATTTTATCCACGATTGCGTTTCTTTTGACGTTTGTTCCAGTTAATATTCCAGCTGAAGCATTGGATGCGGCAGGAACTGCTGGATTTGTTTTACCAATGGCTAATTTAGGTGGTGGAGGCATGTTCGTTGGAATTATTACCTCTATTTTAGCTGTTGAAATTTATCGAATCACGGATAAATCGAAATTCAAAATTACGATGCCAGAACAAGTTCCTCCGGCAGTAGCAAGATCATTTGAGACCTTAACACCAACATTAATTGTTATTTTAGGTATCTCTACGCTAACGTATTTCATCGGTTTTGATTGGCATTCTACTATTTCTAAGATTGTAAGCCCTTTAGTAAGTGCAGCTGATACTTTACCAAGTGTTTTATTGCTGATCTTTTTGATTACATTCTTTTGGTCATTTGGGATTCATGGTGTGTCTATTGTTGGATCATTAGCAAGACCATTATGGCTGCAACTGTTAGATGGAAATACTGCAGCAATGGCTGCTGGCAAAGAATTACCAAATATTGCAGCAGAACCGTTTTATCAATGGTTCATTTGGATCGGTGGTTCAGGTTGTACAATAGGATTAGCTCTTTTATTAGCTTTTAAAACAAAATCTCAGTTTGCGTCAAAACTAGGTAAAGCGACATTAGCTCCAGCGATTTTTAATATCAATGAACCTTTGATTTTTGGTACGCCGATTGTGTTGAATCCCATTTTGATCATTCCATTTATCTTAACACCAATGGTAACAGCTACAATTGCTTGGTTTGCTACTCAACTTGGCTTGGTCAATCGTGTGATTTTTACCGCCCCTTGGACATTGCCTGGACCGATCGGTGCCTATTTGGCAACAGGAGGAGATTGGCGTGCTGCAGCTTTAAGCATTGTCTTGATCATTGTTTCCGTTATAATTTATTATCCGTTTGTAATGATTTATGACAATAATGAATTAGAAAAAGAACATGCAATCGCTGAATAAAGAAGTTTAAACAAATTAAAAGAATGAGAATTGAGACTGGGACATAGCTCTTCGGAGATTGCTCAGTCTCTTTGAAAACGTATAAACAAGGCAAACAGAAGTAGCTACAATCACATAAAATTCTACATGCTAAAGCACTAAAATTTGAAAGCTCTGAAATAAGCTGAAAACTTCTGTTCAATCTCTTTTTATCATTTTTTTATATAAAATCAAATAACGGGAGGCGAAAGAAATGATCAAAATTGTCTTTATGATTTCAAGTATTTTATTCATAGTTGCGGGCTTAACCATAACTCATTTATTAAAAAAGAAGAATCTATTGCCAAATCGTTGGTTGATTGGTTGTTCTGTTTTTTTGATTGCGTTGGTTCCAAGTCTCTTATTCCCTACTATGCCAGAACTAATCAAACAGACAATATACGGTATCAGTGGTTTGTTAGCCGTTGTTTTTTTTGAAAGTAGCCGTTTACTAGCAGAGCAAACCAGAATGGAGCAAAATCAATGAGAAAATTAGGTATTTCAGTTTATCCAAATCATAGCAGTGTAGTAGAAATCAAAGCTTATATGGATTTAGCAGCAAAATATAATTTTAAACGTGTGTTTACTTGTTTGTTATCTGTAGATGAAGGAAAAGAGCAGATCGTAGAAGAGTTTACAGAAACGATAGTTTATGGGAAATCACTAGGAATGGAAGTTATTGCTGATGTGAGTCCAAAAGTCTTTGGTGAGCTAGGGATTAGCTATGAAGATTTATCTTTCTTTAAAGAACTTGGTGCAGATGGTATTCGTTTAGATATGGGCTTTACAGGAAATGAAGAGTCTATTATGACCTTTAATGAACAAGGTCTTGAAATCGAGTTGAATATCAGTTCAGGGACTCGTTATTTAGAGAATATTTTAAGCTATCAAGCGAATCCAGACAAACTCTTAGGCTGTCATAATTTTTATCCTCATCGCTATACGGGGTTGAATTATCAACATTTTTATGAAACGACAGAAGTGTATAAAGAGCATGGTATTCGTACGGCTGCCTTTATAAACTCACCACAAGCAACGATT
This sequence is a window from Enterococcus sp. 7F3_DIV0205. Protein-coding genes within it:
- a CDS encoding PTS sugar transporter subunit IIC, with protein sequence QRHLRAIRDGIIATLPLIIIGSFFLIIAFPPLPADWGITQFLTSNAATILLPYRMTMYIMTLYATFGIGASLSKTYNLDVISGGILSTIAFLLTFVPVNIPAEALDAAGTAGFVLPMANLGGGGMFVGIITSILAVEIYRITDKSKFKITMPEQVPPAVARSFETLTPTLIVILGISTLTYFIGFDWHSTISKIVSPLVSAADTLPSVLLLIFLITFFWSFGIHGVSIVGSLARPLWLQLLDGNTAAMAAGKELPNIAAEPFYQWFIWIGGSGCTIGLALLLAFKTKSQFASKLGKATLAPAIFNINEPLIFGTPIVLNPILIIPFILTPMVTATIAWFATQLGLVNRVIFTAPWTLPGPIGAYLATGGDWRAAALSIVLIIVSVIIYYPFVMIYDNNELEKEHAIAE
- a CDS encoding DUF871 domain-containing protein produces the protein MRKLGISVYPNHSSVVEIKAYMDLAAKYNFKRVFTCLLSVDEGKEQIVEEFTETIVYGKSLGMEVIADVSPKVFGELGISYEDLSFFKELGADGIRLDMGFTGNEESIMTFNEQGLEIELNISSGTRYLENILSYQANPDKLLGCHNFYPHRYTGLNYQHFYETTEVYKEHGIRTAAFINSPQATIGPWPVEEGLCTLEMHRTWPITTQAKHLWATNVIDDVIIANAFASEEELKALSEIDPYRLTFDCVIDTKTPTIERKIILDEFHFNRGDVSDYVVRSTQSRVKYKGHEFSPFNTVDMEVGDIIVETSLYAHYAGELQVALLPMENSGKSNVVGKITEADRILLPYLRPWQKFAFHEVKP